From Miscanthus floridulus cultivar M001 chromosome 15, ASM1932011v1, whole genome shotgun sequence, the proteins below share one genomic window:
- the LOC136508039 gene encoding putative disease resistance protein RGA3 isoform X1, producing MEVALVSAVLKIVGTKLAPLAIKEFRSKADVAKDIQELQDLVEEINDWLHTVGDKAIRNGRSSKWLKRLKEAAYDAEDVVHEFHIEAEKQDIKVTGGKNTMVKYLLTKPKSAVSEFKIAHKIKAIKSRFDAIVKGRSDYSTIANSMPVDHPVHHTRKTIGEVPFYTIVDETSVFGRDQEKNQITSELIETNSQQRIKIVSVIGLGGSGKTTLAKLVFNDGNIVNHFEVLLWVHVSREFVVEKLVEKLFEAIAGDMPEHLPLQHVSRTISDKLAGKRFLAVLDDVWTEDRVDWERFMVHLKSGAPGSSILLTTRSRKVAEAVDSSYAYDLPFLSKEDSRKVFQQCFGIAMKALDTEFLQVGIEIVNKCGGVPLAIKVIAGILHGMKGIEEWQSISNSNLLDVQDDEHRVSACLWLSFVHLPDHLKPCFVYCSIFPRGYVINRRHLISQWIAHGFVPTNQARQPEDVGIGYFDSLLKVGFLQDQDPDQDWSTSDEVRCKMHDLIHDLARQILQDEFVSEIETNDQINRCRYLSLTSCTGKLDNKLYGKVRALYVSGRDLTFDKTMDKQCCVRTIILKYITADSLPQFISKFEYMGHLEISNVNCEALPEALSHCWNLQAIHVLKCTRLAVVPETIGKLKKLRTLELNGVWSIKSLPQSIGDCDNLRSLYLEDCGGIKDIPNSLEKVKNLRILSIVKCSNLQKLPPSESFGKLWNLQTLTLKCCRSLRNLPQCMTSLSHLESLDLGYCFDLVELPEGIGNLRNLKVLNLKRCKKLCGLPAGCGQLTRLQQLSLFVIGDSTKHARISELESLDKLNGELRIKNIKYVKDPGETDKVHLKEKNGIQKLSLDWYSRWEVQPNDVEEELSLNMEKDLHLLNSLEPPKKIEKLGICGYRGSQLPRWMTKQSDSCGLADDRHIVMQRNPPEFSHLTKLVLDNLPNLEHLGELVELPLIKILKLRGMPKLVELLTTTRGFATGEEGVECRFPHLSTLVISDCPKLVVKPYFPLSLQSLELEGSNGQLVSSGCFFHAHHRHAAHAHGDESSSSSCIVDVTGTPLKRLNLGRLIGSSSGWEVLQHLTGLHNLCIYMCTDLTHLPESIQCITSLRRLGISHCANLRVLPDWLVELKSLQSLILQSCNALQQLPEQIGELCSLQHLNIISLPSLTCLPESMQRLTSLQSLNLCMCGALTQLPEWLGELSALQTLWLHSCGGLTSLPCSIQRLTALEELFISNNLELLRRCREGVGEDWHLVSHIKNLRLLD from the coding sequence ATGGAAGTTGCCTTGGTATCAGCTGTATTGAAGATTGTGGGGACGAAGTTAGCTCCTCTTGCAATCAAAGAGTTCAGATCTAAAGCAGATGTAGCCAAAGATATTCAGGAACTCCAGGATCTAGTTGAGGAGATCAACGATTGGTTGCATACAGTAGGTGATAAAGCAATACGAAATGGCCGATCATCTAAATGGCTCAAAAGATTGAAAGAAGCTGCTTATGATGCTGAAGATGTAGTCCATGAGTTCCACATCGAGGCtgaaaaacaagacataaaagTTACTGGTGGCAAGAATACCATGGTCAAATACTTGTTGACAAAACCTAAATCAGCTGTGTCTGAATTTAAGATAGCTCACAAGATCAAGGCAATAAAGAGCAGATTTGATGCAATTGTGAAAGGAAGGAGTGACTATAGCACAATAGCAAATAGCATGCCAGTGGATCATCCTGTTCATCATACAAGAAAGACAATTGGAGAGGTGCCATTCTATACCATTGTGGATGAGACATCAGTATTTGGCAGGGACCAAGAGAAGAATCAGATTACATCTGAGCTGATAGAGACTAATAGCCAACAAAGAATAAAGATAGTTTCAGTCATTGGGCTAGGTGGATCTGGTAAAACTACTCTCGCAAAACTAGTGTTTAATGATGGTAACATTGTAAACCATTTTGAAGTTCTATTGTGGGTTCATGTGTCAAGAGAATTTGTTGTTGAAAAGCTTGTGGAGAAGTTGTTTGAAGCTATTGCTGGTGACATGCCTGAGCACCTCCCATTGCAGCATGTGAGCAGAACTATCTCAGACAAGTTAGCTGGAAAGAGGTTCCTAGCTGTCTTGGATGACGTTTGGACAGAGGATCGTGTTGACTGGGAGCGATTCATGGTACATTTAAAGAGTGGTGCACCTGGCAGTAGTATTTTACTCACTACTCGTAGTAGAAAAGTTGCAGAAGCCGTGGATTCTAGTTATGCATACGACCTACCATTCTTGTCTAAAGAAGATAGCCGGAAAGTGTTCCAGCAATGTTTTGGAATTGCCATGAAAGCTCTAGACACTGAATTCCTACAGGTCGGGATAGAGATTGTGAACAAATGTGGTGGGGTGCCCCTTGCAATTAAAGTTATTGCAGGAATCCTCCATGGAATGAAAGGAATTGAAGAATGGCAGTCCATAAGCAATAGTAATTTATTAGATGTTCAGGATGACGAACATAGAGTATCTGCGTGCTTATGGCTAAGTTTTGTTCATTTACCGGATCATCTAAAGCCTTGTTTTGTATATTGCTCTATCTTTCCAAGAGGCTATGTAATCAACAGGCGTCATTTGATTTCTCAATGGATAGCTCATGGCTTTGTTCCGACAAACCAAGCTCGACAACCAGAAGATGTTGGAATTGGCTACTTTGATTCTCTTCTTAAAGTGGGGTTCCTTCAAGATCAGGATCCAGACCAAGATTGGTCCACAAGTGATGAAGTAAGATGCAAAATGCATGACCTGATTCATGATCTCGCTAGACAAATTCTACAGGATGAATTTGTGTCTGAGATAGAAACAAACGATCAAATAAACAGATGCAGATACCTATCTTTGACTTCATGCACTGGGAAGCTTGACAACAAATTATATGGCAAGGTCCGTGCACTCTATGTTTCTGGCCGTGACCTCACATTCGACAAGACAATGGACAAGCAGTGTTGTGTCCGTACTATTATATTGAAGTATATAACTGCTGACTCATTGCCTCAGTTTATTTCAAAGTTTGAATACATGGGACATCTTGAAATATCCAATGTTAACTGTGAGGCACTCCCAGAAGCTCTTTCGCATTGTTGGAACTTGCAGGCCATTCATGTGTTAAAATGCACAAGACTTGCAGTTGTACCTGAAACTATCGGTAAGCTTAAGAAGCTTAGAACTCTAGAATTGAATGGTGTTTGGAGTATCAAGAGTTTACCACAATCTATTGGCGATTGTGATAATCTTCGAAGTTTATACCTAGAAGATTGTGGTGGAATCAAAGATATACCAAATTCCTTGGAAAAGGTGAAAAATTTAAGGATCCTTAGTATTGTTAAATGCAGTAATTTGCAAAAACTTCCGCCATCAGAATCGTTTGGGAAGCTTTGGAACTTACAAACGCTCACCTTAAAATGCTGCAGGAGTCTCCGAAACCTACCTCAGTGCATGACTTCTTTGAGTCATCTAGAATCATTGGACCTTGGATATTGTTTCGACCTTGTTGAATTGCCTGAAGGTATTGGGAATTTAAGAAACCTTAAAGTTTTGAATCTGAAGAGATGCAAAAAATTGTGTGGACTACCAGCTGGTTGTGGGCAACTAACTCGTTTACAACAGTTGAGCTTGTTTGTTATTGGAGACAGTACTAAGCATGCAAGGATCTCTGAGCTTGAAAGTCTTGATAAGTTAAATGGAGAACTGCGAATTAAAAACATTAAATATGTGAAAGATCCAGGTGAAACAGACAAGGTtcatttgaaggaaaagaatggCATACAGAAATTGTCATTGGATTGGTATTCAAGATGGGAGGTTCAGCCTAATGATGTGGAAGAAGAGTTATCATTAAATATGGAGAAGGACCTGCATTTGCTCAACAGTCTTGAACCACCAAAAAAAATTGAGAAGCTGGGAATTTGTGGTTATCGGGGTTCGCAATTGCCACGTTGGATGACAAAGCAAAGTGATTCTTGTGGTCTAGCCGACGATAGGCATATCGTAATGCAAAGAAATCCACCTGAATTCTCCCATCTAACCAAACTAGTATTGGACAACTTACCAAACTTGGAGCATCTGGGGGAACTTGTGGAATTGCCACTGATAAAGATCCTTAAGCTCAGAGGAATGCCTAAGTTGGTGGAGCTGCTTACGACCACACGTGGTTTCGCAACTGGGGAGGAAGGAGTGGAATGTCGTTTCCCTCACCTATCCACTCTAGTAATAAGCGACTGCCCGAAATTGGTTGTGAAGCCGTACTTTCCGCTGTCTTTGCAGAGTTTAGAACTAGAAGGAAGCAATGGGCAGTTGGTTTCTTCAGGATGCTTCTTCCATGCACATCATCGTCATGCAGCTCATGCTCATGGTGATGAGTCTTCATCTTCCTCCTGTATTGTGGATGTGACGGGTACTCCCCTCAAGAGACTAAACCTTGGTCGATTGATAGGATCATCATCTGGTTGGGAGGTGCTGCAGCACCTCACTGGGCTTCATAACCTGTGCATATACATGTGCACAGACCTTACTCATTTACCTGAGAGCATCCAATGCATCACCAGCCTCCGTAGACTGGGGATATCACATTGTGCTAATCTTCGTGTGCTGCCTGACTGGCTTGTGGAACTGAAATCTCTACAGAGTCTGATCTTACAGTCATGTAATGCTCTCCAGCAGCTGCCTGAACAAATAGGAGAACTCTGCTCACTCCAGCACCTCAACATAATTTCTTTGCCTTCCCTGACTTGTCTTCCCGAGAGCATGCAGCGCCTCACCTCACTTCAATCTCTCAACTTGTGTATGTGTGGCGCGCTGACCCAGCTTCCAGAGTGGCTAGGCGAACTCTCTGCGCTTCAAACACTCTGGCTCCATAGCTGCGGTGGCCTTACATCCTTGCCCTGCTCCATACAACGCCTTACTGCTCTTGAGGAATTATTTATAAGCAACAACCTTGAGCTGCTTAGGCGTTGCAGGGAAGGGGTGGGGGAGGATTGGCACCTTGTCTCACATATTAAAAATTTAAGGCTATTGGACTAG
- the LOC136508039 gene encoding putative disease resistance protein RGA3 isoform X2, with protein sequence MEVALVSAVLKIVGTKLAPLAIKEFRSKADVAKDIQELQDLVEEINDWLHTVGDKAIRNGRSSKWLKRLKEAAYDAEDVVHEFHIEAEKQDIKVTGGKNTMVKYLLTKPKSAVSEFKIAHKIKAIKSRFDAIVKGRSDYSTIANSMPVDHPVHHTRKTIGEVPFYTIVDETSVFGRDQEKNQITSELIETNSQQRIKIVSVIGLGGSGKTTLAKLVFNDGNIVNHFEVLLWVHVSREFVVEKLVEKLFEAIAGDMPEHLPLQHVSRTISDKLAGKRFLAVLDDVWTEDRVDWERFMVHLKSGAPGSSILLTTRSRKVAEAVDSSYAYDLPFLSKEDSRKVFQQCFGIAMKALDTEFLQVGIEIVNKCGGVPLAIKVIAGILHGMKGIEEWQSISNSNLLDVQDDEHRVSACLWLSFVHLPDHLKPCFVYCSIFPRGYVINRRHLISQWIAHGFVPTNQARQPEDVGIGYFDSLLKVGFLQDQDPDQDWSTSDEVRCKMHDLIHDLARQILQDEFVSEIETNDQINRCRYLSLTSCTGKLDNKLYGKVRALYVSGRDLTFDKTMDKQCCVRTIILKYITADSLPQFISKFEYMGHLEISNVNCEALPEALSHCWNLQAIHVLKCTRLAVVPETIGKLKKLRTLELNGVWSIKSLPQSIGDCDNLRSLYLEDCGGIKDIPNSLEKESPKPTSVHDFFESSRIIGPWILFRPC encoded by the exons ATGGAAGTTGCCTTGGTATCAGCTGTATTGAAGATTGTGGGGACGAAGTTAGCTCCTCTTGCAATCAAAGAGTTCAGATCTAAAGCAGATGTAGCCAAAGATATTCAGGAACTCCAGGATCTAGTTGAGGAGATCAACGATTGGTTGCATACAGTAGGTGATAAAGCAATACGAAATGGCCGATCATCTAAATGGCTCAAAAGATTGAAAGAAGCTGCTTATGATGCTGAAGATGTAGTCCATGAGTTCCACATCGAGGCtgaaaaacaagacataaaagTTACTGGTGGCAAGAATACCATGGTCAAATACTTGTTGACAAAACCTAAATCAGCTGTGTCTGAATTTAAGATAGCTCACAAGATCAAGGCAATAAAGAGCAGATTTGATGCAATTGTGAAAGGAAGGAGTGACTATAGCACAATAGCAAATAGCATGCCAGTGGATCATCCTGTTCATCATACAAGAAAGACAATTGGAGAGGTGCCATTCTATACCATTGTGGATGAGACATCAGTATTTGGCAGGGACCAAGAGAAGAATCAGATTACATCTGAGCTGATAGAGACTAATAGCCAACAAAGAATAAAGATAGTTTCAGTCATTGGGCTAGGTGGATCTGGTAAAACTACTCTCGCAAAACTAGTGTTTAATGATGGTAACATTGTAAACCATTTTGAAGTTCTATTGTGGGTTCATGTGTCAAGAGAATTTGTTGTTGAAAAGCTTGTGGAGAAGTTGTTTGAAGCTATTGCTGGTGACATGCCTGAGCACCTCCCATTGCAGCATGTGAGCAGAACTATCTCAGACAAGTTAGCTGGAAAGAGGTTCCTAGCTGTCTTGGATGACGTTTGGACAGAGGATCGTGTTGACTGGGAGCGATTCATGGTACATTTAAAGAGTGGTGCACCTGGCAGTAGTATTTTACTCACTACTCGTAGTAGAAAAGTTGCAGAAGCCGTGGATTCTAGTTATGCATACGACCTACCATTCTTGTCTAAAGAAGATAGCCGGAAAGTGTTCCAGCAATGTTTTGGAATTGCCATGAAAGCTCTAGACACTGAATTCCTACAGGTCGGGATAGAGATTGTGAACAAATGTGGTGGGGTGCCCCTTGCAATTAAAGTTATTGCAGGAATCCTCCATGGAATGAAAGGAATTGAAGAATGGCAGTCCATAAGCAATAGTAATTTATTAGATGTTCAGGATGACGAACATAGAGTATCTGCGTGCTTATGGCTAAGTTTTGTTCATTTACCGGATCATCTAAAGCCTTGTTTTGTATATTGCTCTATCTTTCCAAGAGGCTATGTAATCAACAGGCGTCATTTGATTTCTCAATGGATAGCTCATGGCTTTGTTCCGACAAACCAAGCTCGACAACCAGAAGATGTTGGAATTGGCTACTTTGATTCTCTTCTTAAAGTGGGGTTCCTTCAAGATCAGGATCCAGACCAAGATTGGTCCACAAGTGATGAAGTAAGATGCAAAATGCATGACCTGATTCATGATCTCGCTAGACAAATTCTACAGGATGAATTTGTGTCTGAGATAGAAACAAACGATCAAATAAACAGATGCAGATACCTATCTTTGACTTCATGCACTGGGAAGCTTGACAACAAATTATATGGCAAGGTCCGTGCACTCTATGTTTCTGGCCGTGACCTCACATTCGACAAGACAATGGACAAGCAGTGTTGTGTCCGTACTATTATATTGAAGTATATAACTGCTGACTCATTGCCTCAGTTTATTTCAAAGTTTGAATACATGGGACATCTTGAAATATCCAATGTTAACTGTGAGGCACTCCCAGAAGCTCTTTCGCATTGTTGGAACTTGCAGGCCATTCATGTGTTAAAATGCACAAGACTTGCAGTTGTACCTGAAACTATCGGTAAGCTTAAGAAGCTTAGAACTCTAGAATTGAATGGTGTTTGGAGTATCAAGAGTTTACCACAATCTATTGGCGATTGTGATAATCTTCGAAGTTTATACCTAGAAGATTGTGGTGGAATCAAAGATATACCAAATTCCTTGGAAAAG GAGTCTCCGAAACCTACCTCAGTGCATGACTTCTTTGAGTCATCTAGAATCATTGGACCTTGGATATTGTTTCGACCTTGTTGA